In Deltaproteobacteria bacterium PRO3, a genomic segment contains:
- a CDS encoding tetratricopeptide repeat protein, whose product MIISAPIAARFRIERLLGQGSLGKVFLARQQDKPIALKVLREDLPPATLEFLREEARVLSQLSHPNLVKILDFFQGDAGAGTPACIAMEFLDGETLDRLPEECPIEQWEDIILQTCQGLDYLHHRNILHHDLKPSNLLLTRSGQIKILDFSLATPSGLGRRTAAIRGTLPFLPPEIFSGLYDERSDLFALGVVFYKLLSGKFPYSEILRPERLGQIGSPPSPRLSRPLIPEYLEALLLKLLNLDPRHRPGSVRTVLRYLRNHREELEAQPAERQDLPIEKLPLIGRQREWEALQDHLSGGSRMVLLNGPTGVGRSRLLEELRWKHLLQGDFFRQQGPPSETGWLEFPEGEAIPGDAYAKAEAYAIWVQGRKGILAYTELHRWNSLELADLEVFLKVLSRRHGDLGIVLEWDSDHMRKEALFRKSPELLRDAREIRLNDLDETATLSLLTEFAAGTEIAPEQLADIARISGGRPLLALENLKAFLADRAESDVHKIHWAIPKSLEEASFRRYQGLGEAAKRLLSFIVLAPRDPERHEIEECWDGEVSELDAALAELDRKEWLRSRSPLQPKLSLRYPSLRAGLSKFFESQAGTAVLRTWAEYFARAWRATTREEDLFHLLTCAQEGGFQDLLIGYAFEAIPRLERRNLYDRAIALTEVLCRLPDGAVDPVLLHAHRANLFYRLDRFEDSLRAYEQWFSVRVDDESKLQLTKYLFYTGLVNYSWGHSENAITVLERCLKAGDASRFPKLLPYQARAYLLLARLAQKVRAYSLAQEHLDRARKLPLEDAEILGEIEQVSGEICLRELRYDEALSRLEACQAHYQATGRPQLIALGHGGKAAILQERGRLREALKEIESAISQAEASGYRTQRARYLGNRALLLSELGRYAEARETMQQSLAVLQVLGNPTEQAIAKIQWMQIQLDCGKTQNLQNAFGELSEDLEALDALNLVDSLLQLRGEAALQYRDYGLAKNIFERLLDRDRRLDVRARRIALWGKWRAQFLAGWPDVQFHEAEADFAKGTVSPQDEAIRDLSRFLSSDPRALSREMALQVFSSLEGIESVGFRLTCHYLLKVFFDRHGLEGLSAQTQTLEDSLWRALSANQPEEIKMDIENKRSLFDLNEDLKKPLQRAAQKEAVGVKSASLPPPVDRQAARISEERFRQFCEITNRVAQKEVLTEILELLMDSSLLLTGAERGFVILENPKSKDGKFPGFEVAMARHLSRQVLAEEEFKLSLTLVKKAIQGGSPVLSRDAQAEDEFHKLKSVHLYQLRSVLVVPLEIAGRVFGALYLDHRYKTDCFGTEDLLLIKGFATQAGLAIQRAQMMEALKKRQQRLENQVSEQAQTIESLHVEIKEARSHLKYEYQDIVGNSPAIMQVFRMMEHVTKTKIPVWIWGESGTGKELFARSLHFNSPWKSGPFVSENCSSIPENLLESELFGHKKGAFTHADRDRVGLFEQADHGTLFLDEVADMPLPMQIKLLRVLQEGEIRPLGSNKKVKVDVRLVTASNKDLAQLVREGKFREDLFYRINGLTLRLPPLRERREDIPDLVQHLIQRVAKRFFLKPCKVTKEAFHMLMKHDWPGNVRQLEGIVRNAMMFADGEAITPAILKMTELAVPSSSPAQPAAGPLSGRRKGDESESERAQLIEALRRHSMDKNKVAQELGITLKSVYVRMERHGIPKKNSLLMKFLTEAS is encoded by the coding sequence ATGATAATTTCGGCTCCCATCGCGGCCCGCTTTCGGATCGAAAGGCTTCTTGGCCAAGGCAGCTTGGGGAAAGTCTTTCTGGCCCGCCAACAGGACAAGCCCATTGCTCTCAAGGTCCTGCGCGAAGATCTGCCTCCCGCTACCCTCGAATTTTTGCGGGAGGAAGCCCGGGTACTTTCGCAACTGTCCCATCCCAATTTGGTCAAGATCCTGGATTTCTTTCAGGGCGACGCAGGCGCAGGGACCCCCGCCTGCATCGCCATGGAGTTCTTGGACGGCGAGACGCTCGACCGCTTGCCTGAGGAATGCCCGATAGAGCAGTGGGAGGATATCATTCTCCAAACCTGCCAGGGCCTGGATTACCTTCACCACCGCAACATCCTGCACCACGATCTCAAACCTTCCAATCTCCTGCTAACCCGCTCCGGCCAGATCAAGATCCTGGATTTCAGTCTCGCGACGCCATCCGGGCTTGGTCGGCGGACTGCGGCGATCAGGGGCACGCTACCCTTCCTTCCGCCCGAGATCTTCTCGGGTCTTTACGACGAGCGCAGCGATCTCTTCGCCTTGGGGGTTGTCTTCTACAAGCTTTTGAGCGGAAAATTTCCCTACTCCGAAATTCTCCGCCCCGAGCGCCTGGGCCAGATTGGCAGTCCTCCGTCTCCCCGCCTCTCCCGACCTCTTATTCCCGAGTACCTCGAAGCCCTACTCCTCAAACTCTTGAACCTGGACCCCCGTCATCGTCCCGGGTCGGTGCGCACCGTGCTGCGCTACCTGCGCAATCACCGGGAGGAATTGGAGGCGCAGCCGGCCGAGCGCCAGGATCTGCCGATCGAGAAGCTTCCTCTGATCGGCCGGCAGCGCGAATGGGAGGCCTTGCAAGATCACCTGAGCGGCGGCTCGAGAATGGTCTTGCTCAACGGTCCCACCGGCGTCGGCCGCAGCCGCTTGCTGGAAGAGCTGCGCTGGAAACATCTCTTGCAGGGAGATTTTTTTCGCCAGCAGGGCCCGCCCTCGGAAACGGGGTGGCTGGAGTTTCCGGAGGGCGAGGCGATACCGGGCGATGCCTATGCCAAGGCGGAGGCCTACGCCATTTGGGTTCAAGGTCGGAAAGGAATCCTCGCCTATACCGAGCTGCACCGGTGGAATTCGTTGGAGTTGGCGGATCTCGAGGTTTTCCTCAAGGTCCTGTCGAGGCGGCATGGCGACTTGGGGATCGTCCTGGAATGGGACTCCGACCACATGCGGAAGGAAGCGCTATTCCGGAAGTCTCCGGAACTGCTTCGGGACGCCCGCGAGATCCGCCTCAATGACTTGGACGAAACCGCCACCTTGAGTCTGCTGACTGAATTTGCCGCAGGTACGGAGATCGCTCCCGAGCAGCTCGCAGACATCGCACGCATTTCGGGCGGCCGTCCTTTGTTGGCGCTGGAAAATCTCAAGGCTTTCCTCGCGGATCGCGCAGAATCTGATGTCCACAAAATCCATTGGGCGATTCCCAAGAGCTTGGAAGAAGCTTCTTTTCGCCGATATCAAGGACTGGGAGAAGCCGCCAAACGGCTCCTTTCCTTCATCGTCCTGGCCCCGCGGGACCCCGAGAGGCACGAGATCGAAGAATGCTGGGATGGTGAGGTTTCGGAGCTGGATGCGGCTCTCGCGGAACTGGACCGCAAGGAATGGCTGCGGTCCCGCAGTCCCTTGCAACCCAAGCTTTCGCTTCGTTACCCCAGTCTACGAGCCGGTCTTTCCAAATTCTTCGAGAGCCAGGCCGGCACAGCCGTGCTGCGCACCTGGGCGGAATACTTTGCGCGAGCCTGGCGGGCGACGACACGAGAGGAAGATTTGTTCCATCTCCTAACCTGCGCACAAGAGGGCGGCTTCCAGGACCTCCTGATCGGATACGCCTTCGAGGCGATTCCCCGCTTGGAGCGCCGAAACTTGTATGACCGCGCCATCGCCCTGACCGAGGTTCTTTGCCGATTGCCGGACGGCGCGGTCGACCCAGTCTTGCTCCACGCCCACCGCGCCAATCTATTTTATCGTCTCGACCGCTTCGAGGACAGCCTTCGGGCCTACGAGCAATGGTTCAGCGTGCGCGTGGACGACGAGTCCAAACTGCAGCTGACCAAATACCTTTTCTATACCGGCCTCGTAAATTACAGCTGGGGCCATTCCGAGAATGCCATAACGGTTCTCGAGCGATGTTTGAAGGCCGGCGATGCATCCCGATTTCCGAAGCTTCTGCCCTATCAGGCCCGGGCTTATCTGCTCTTGGCGAGGCTGGCTCAAAAAGTCCGGGCTTATTCCCTGGCACAGGAACACCTGGACCGCGCTCGGAAACTGCCTTTGGAAGATGCGGAGATCCTCGGCGAAATCGAGCAAGTCTCGGGCGAGATCTGCCTTCGCGAGCTCCGTTACGACGAAGCCCTGTCGCGCCTGGAGGCTTGCCAGGCGCATTATCAAGCGACAGGACGCCCGCAACTGATAGCGCTGGGGCATGGTGGCAAGGCCGCGATCTTGCAAGAGCGCGGACGCCTGCGGGAAGCTCTCAAGGAAATCGAAAGCGCCATTTCGCAGGCCGAGGCCTCGGGCTACCGGACGCAACGCGCCCGATATCTCGGCAATCGTGCCCTGTTGCTTTCCGAGCTGGGCCGATATGCCGAGGCTCGTGAGACCATGCAGCAATCGCTGGCGGTCTTGCAGGTCCTTGGCAACCCCACCGAGCAAGCGATCGCCAAAATTCAGTGGATGCAAATTCAGTTGGATTGCGGCAAGACCCAAAACCTACAAAATGCCTTCGGGGAGCTCAGCGAAGACCTCGAAGCCTTGGATGCCCTTAACCTGGTCGACTCGCTTTTGCAGTTGCGGGGAGAGGCGGCTCTTCAATACCGCGACTATGGCCTGGCCAAGAATATCTTCGAAAGGCTGCTGGATCGGGACAGACGCTTGGACGTACGGGCTCGGCGGATCGCCCTATGGGGTAAGTGGCGAGCACAGTTTCTGGCGGGCTGGCCCGATGTCCAATTTCATGAGGCCGAGGCTGATTTCGCAAAGGGCACCGTCTCGCCTCAGGATGAGGCCATCCGTGATCTGTCGAGATTCCTATCGTCGGATCCAAGGGCCCTCTCTCGGGAAATGGCGCTGCAGGTTTTTTCCTCGCTTGAGGGAATCGAAAGTGTCGGATTTCGCCTGACTTGCCACTATTTGCTGAAAGTATTTTTTGATCGTCACGGCCTGGAGGGGCTGTCGGCACAGACTCAGACATTGGAAGACTCGCTATGGCGGGCCTTGTCGGCCAACCAACCGGAGGAAATCAAGATGGACATCGAGAACAAGCGCAGTTTGTTCGATCTCAATGAGGACCTAAAAAAACCGCTGCAGCGGGCTGCTCAAAAAGAGGCCGTCGGAGTAAAGTCTGCCTCCTTGCCTCCTCCAGTCGATCGACAGGCGGCTCGGATCAGCGAGGAGCGTTTCCGCCAGTTTTGCGAAATCACCAACCGGGTCGCGCAGAAGGAAGTTCTGACGGAGATTTTGGAGCTCCTTATGGATTCCTCACTGCTTCTCACCGGCGCCGAACGCGGCTTCGTCATATTAGAAAATCCCAAGTCCAAGGACGGCAAGTTTCCGGGTTTCGAGGTCGCCATGGCGCGGCACCTCAGCCGCCAAGTCCTGGCCGAGGAGGAATTCAAGCTCTCACTGACCTTGGTCAAAAAGGCGATCCAAGGCGGCTCCCCCGTGCTGAGCCGCGATGCCCAGGCGGAAGACGAGTTCCACAAGCTTAAATCGGTTCACCTCTATCAGCTTCGCTCTGTCCTGGTCGTGCCCCTGGAGATCGCAGGGCGGGTCTTTGGCGCACTTTACCTAGACCACCGATACAAGACGGACTGCTTCGGGACGGAAGACTTGTTGCTGATCAAAGGGTTCGCAACGCAGGCGGGCCTCGCGATCCAGCGCGCGCAGATGATGGAAGCGTTGAAGAAGAGGCAGCAAAGACTCGAGAATCAAGTGTCTGAGCAGGCTCAGACCATCGAAAGCCTGCACGTAGAGATCAAGGAAGCTCGCAGCCATCTCAAGTACGAGTACCAAGACATCGTCGGCAATTCCCCGGCCATCATGCAGGTCTTCCGGATGATGGAGCACGTTACGAAGACCAAGATTCCCGTCTGGATTTGGGGAGAGTCCGGTACGGGGAAGGAATTATTCGCCCGTTCCCTGCACTTCAACAGCCCCTGGAAATCAGGTCCTTTCGTCTCGGAGAACTGCAGCTCGATTCCGGAGAACTTGTTGGAAAGCGAGCTTTTCGGTCATAAGAAGGGCGCCTTCACCCATGCCGACCGTGACCGCGTCGGGCTCTTCGAGCAGGCCGACCACGGCACCCTGTTCTTGGACGAAGTTGCCGATATGCCGCTGCCCATGCAAATAAAGCTGCTCAGGGTCCTCCAGGAGGGCGAAATCCGGCCTCTTGGCTCGAACAAGAAGGTTAAGGTTGACGTGAGACTGGTAACGGCCTCGAACAAAGATTTGGCGCAATTGGTGCGCGAGGGGAAATTCCGCGAAGACCTGTTCTACCGCATCAACGGGCTTACGCTGCGTCTCCCCCCCCTGAGGGAGCGCCGGGAGGACATTCCCGACTTGGTGCAGCACCTGATTCAGAGGGTCGCGAAACGCTTCTTCCTCAAGCCCTGCAAGGTGACCAAAGAGGCCTTCCACATGCTGATGAAACATGACTGGCCCGGCAATGTACGGCAGCTCGAGGGCATTGTGCGCAACGCGATGATGTTCGCCGATGGCGAGGCCATTACGCCGGCGATCCTCAAGATGACGGAATTGGCCGTGCCATCCTCTAGTCCCGCCCAGCCCGCTGCAGGCCCGCTTTCGGGCCGCAGGAAGGGCGATGAATCTGAAAGTGAGCGCGCCCAGTTGATCGAGGCGCTTCGGAGGCACAGCATGGACAAGAACAAGGTCGCACAGGAGCTGGGCATAACACTCAAGAGCGTTTATGTTCGCATGGAGCGGCACGGCATCCCGAAAAAAAATTCGCTACTCATGAAATTTTTGACGGAGGCGAGTTGA
- a CDS encoding ferredoxin → MIQITIDREACIGASACVAAAGKTFALDAEGKSTVVNAQGDLEEDIRAAAAACPTGAIQLQESPLSETKIER, encoded by the coding sequence ATGATCCAGATTACGATCGACCGCGAGGCCTGCATCGGCGCCTCGGCCTGCGTGGCCGCGGCGGGCAAGACCTTCGCGCTGGACGCGGAGGGGAAATCGACCGTCGTCAATGCCCAAGGGGATTTGGAGGAAGACATCCGCGCCGCCGCAGCCGCCTGTCCGACCGGCGCGATTCAACTGCAAGAGTCTCCCTTATCCGAAACGAAAATCGAGCGATAA
- a CDS encoding agmatine deiminase family protein — translation MPAEWEPHEATWLSWPKDPITWPDRVPQAQEAFARMIEALTPREKVHLLVNDAEAEAQVRGKLAGRVIRGEHLLIHRIPTVDSWIRDYGPNFLKGPRGLAYNRWIFNAWGGKYETLMRDDGIPQRVSHLINLPMFEPGIVMEGGSIEVNGAGCVLTTEQCLLNPNRNPHLSRAAIEKYLQDFLGVSKVLWLGDGIEGDDTDGHVDDITRFVAADTIVTAVEEDPADANYQPLQDNLLRLRAMSDVEGRPFRIVTLPMPGRVESDEGPLPASYANFYIANGVVLVPVYAHANDARALATLQGLFPDRKVVGIDCRDLVWGMGAIHCVTQQQPA, via the coding sequence ATGCCCGCCGAGTGGGAACCCCACGAGGCGACCTGGCTGTCCTGGCCCAAGGACCCGATCACCTGGCCCGACCGCGTCCCGCAGGCGCAGGAGGCCTTCGCGCGGATGATCGAGGCCCTGACGCCCCGGGAGAAGGTCCACCTGCTGGTCAACGACGCCGAGGCCGAGGCGCAAGTCCGCGGGAAGCTGGCTGGCCGCGTCATTCGCGGCGAGCACCTGCTCATCCACCGTATCCCCACCGTCGATTCCTGGATCCGCGACTACGGCCCCAATTTCCTCAAAGGACCGCGCGGCCTGGCCTACAACCGGTGGATCTTCAACGCCTGGGGGGGCAAGTACGAGACCCTGATGCGGGACGACGGCATCCCGCAGCGGGTCTCGCATTTGATCAACCTGCCGATGTTCGAGCCGGGGATCGTGATGGAGGGCGGCTCGATCGAGGTCAACGGCGCGGGCTGCGTCTTGACGACCGAACAGTGCCTGCTCAACCCCAACCGCAATCCGCACCTGAGTCGCGCGGCGATCGAAAAATATCTGCAAGACTTTTTGGGCGTGTCGAAGGTGCTGTGGCTGGGCGACGGCATCGAGGGCGACGACACCGACGGCCACGTCGACGACATCACGCGCTTCGTCGCCGCCGACACGATCGTGACGGCGGTGGAAGAGGATCCGGCGGACGCCAATTACCAGCCGCTGCAGGACAACCTGCTGCGCCTGCGCGCGATGAGCGACGTCGAAGGCCGGCCCTTCCGGATCGTTACGCTTCCGATGCCGGGCCGGGTCGAATCCGACGAGGGTCCGCTGCCGGCCTCTTACGCCAACTTCTACATCGCCAACGGCGTTGTCCTGGTGCCGGTCTACGCCCACGCCAACGACGCCCGCGCCTTGGCGACCCTGCAGGGCCTCTTTCCGGACCGCAAGGTGGTCGGCATCGACTGCCGCGACTTGGTCTGGGGGATGGGGGCCATCCACTGCGTCACGCAGCAGCAGCCGGCCTGA
- a CDS encoding carbon-nitrogen hydrolase, whose amino-acid sequence MSEPSPEVVLGLIQMSCVEEPRRNVEKAVEKARQAARDGAQIVCLQELFPSLYFCQTNDPKFFDLAEPVPGPTSELLGKLAKELGVAIVASLFERDGQDYYNTACVLDADGSFLGKYRKVHIPDDPRNYYSELFYFKPGNLGIKPFATKFAKIGVQVCWDQWFPEGARSLALQGAEILFYPTAIGWQVVGQEELGKAEYQAWETVQRGHAISNTVFVAATNRTGREDHLNFWGGSFVADPLGRVLKRASHDREENLIVPVDLKTLAEVRKDWPFLTCRRTEEYSL is encoded by the coding sequence ATGTCCGAACCTTCGCCCGAGGTGGTCCTGGGCCTGATCCAAATGAGCTGCGTCGAAGAGCCGCGCCGTAACGTCGAAAAGGCGGTCGAGAAGGCGCGGCAGGCGGCCCGCGACGGCGCCCAGATCGTCTGCTTGCAGGAGCTGTTTCCTTCGCTCTATTTCTGCCAGACCAACGACCCAAAATTCTTCGACTTGGCCGAGCCGGTGCCCGGCCCAACCAGCGAGCTCTTGGGCAAGCTCGCCAAGGAGCTGGGCGTGGCGATCGTCGCCTCGCTCTTCGAGCGCGACGGCCAGGACTACTACAATACCGCCTGCGTCCTCGACGCCGACGGGAGCTTTTTGGGGAAATACCGCAAGGTCCACATCCCCGACGACCCGCGCAATTACTATTCCGAGCTGTTTTACTTCAAGCCAGGCAACCTGGGCATCAAGCCCTTCGCGACGAAATTCGCCAAGATCGGCGTGCAAGTCTGTTGGGACCAGTGGTTCCCGGAGGGCGCCCGCTCGCTGGCCCTGCAGGGGGCCGAGATCCTCTTCTATCCCACCGCGATCGGCTGGCAGGTGGTGGGGCAGGAGGAGCTGGGCAAGGCCGAATACCAGGCCTGGGAGACCGTCCAGCGCGGCCACGCCATCTCCAACACCGTCTTCGTCGCGGCCACCAACCGCACGGGCCGCGAGGACCATCTCAACTTTTGGGGCGGCTCCTTCGTGGCCGACCCATTGGGCCGGGTCTTGAAACGCGCCTCGCACGACCGCGAGGAAAACCTGATCGTCCCCGTCGACTTGAAGACCCTCGCGGAGGTGCGCAAAGATTGGCCCTTCCTTACCTGCCGCCGCACCGAGGAGTACAGCCTCTGA
- a CDS encoding carboxypeptidase regulatory-like domain-containing protein, with the protein MKRSRIFVLIAMLLFSVPAWGLDPLAPRSERGEGRVVVHTPQPDNLVTITNLKNRGSWNPKPGQTISVPVGDYELHVKMQDYSYHQNFHVAPTETSFLVVPGYGSLKVNSPNATDKVTVTSDKTGQVVATFPAADTKILPRGHYNVRVEVPGMLPAVKNNVWVVTNTTRVLDVTKQ; encoded by the coding sequence GTGAAGCGCTCCCGTATTTTCGTCCTCATCGCGATGTTATTGTTCAGCGTCCCGGCCTGGGGCTTGGACCCGCTGGCGCCCCGCTCCGAGCGCGGCGAAGGCCGAGTGGTGGTCCACACGCCGCAACCGGACAACCTTGTCACCATCACTAACTTGAAGAATCGCGGCTCTTGGAATCCGAAGCCCGGACAGACCATCTCCGTTCCCGTCGGGGACTACGAGTTGCACGTGAAGATGCAGGACTACTCCTATCACCAAAATTTCCACGTCGCGCCGACCGAGACGAGCTTCCTCGTCGTACCGGGCTACGGCAGCCTGAAGGTGAACTCGCCGAACGCCACCGACAAGGTCACCGTTACGAGCGACAAGACCGGGCAGGTCGTGGCGACCTTCCCGGCGGCCGACACCAAGATCCTGCCGCGCGGGCACTACAACGTGAGAGTGGAGGTCCCCGGCATGTTGCCGGCCGTGAAGAACAACGTCTGGGTGGTGACCAACACGACCCGTGTCCTAGATGTCACCAAGCAGTGA